Genomic segment of Hyalangium ruber:
CGGGCGGGGGCCCGATGCGGGCGGACGAGAGTGGCCCGCCGAGCCCGGTGCGGAGCGCGGAGGCTTGGACGGCGTCGAAGGCGTCCTCAGCTGCGCCGTCTGAACGGAATCAACGGGCTCGTCCTGGAGGGCGCCGGCGGCCTCGCTGATGCGCGCGTCGTCGCGGTTGGCGTACTCGAGCAGCGCGCGGGTCTTCTGGCGCTTGTCCGCGAAGAGCTCCGCCATGAGCGCGCCCATCCGCTCTTCGTCGAAGAGCTCCTCGCCCATGGCCTGCTCGATGGCCTTGGCCATCTCGCGCCCGGTGGCGAAGCGCTTGGCGCGGTCGCGCGTCAGGGCGCGCATCACCACGGCCTCGAGCGCCTCGGGCACCTGGGCGTTGAGGGTACGCGGGGGGGGGATCGCCCCTTCCACGATCTGCATCATCATCGCGGCGTCACCGGCGGCGCTGAACAGCCGCTGGTTGCAGAGCATCTCGTGCAGCAGCACGCCCGCGGAGAACAGGTCGGTGCGCCCGTCGAGCTCGTGGCCCCGGACCTGCTCGGGGGACATGTACCCGCCCGTCCCCTTCACCATGCCCACCGCCGTGCGGCCCAGGCGCCCCTTGGCCTTGGCGATGCCGAAGTCGATCACCTTCACGCCGCCGTCGTAGGTGACCATGACATTGCGCGGCGACATGTCGCGATGCACCACCGCGACGGCGCGGCCCGTCGGATCAACGAAGTGGTGGGCGTAGTTCAGGCCCAGGCACACGTCGCGAATCACTCGGGCGGAGAAGCCCGGGGGCAGCGGGTCCTGCCGCTTGATGCCGGCCTTCATGAGCTGCTCGATGTTCTGGCCGGCGAGGAACTCCATGGCGAGGTACAGCTCGCCGTCCTCCTCGCCGAGATCGAACACCTGGCCGATGTTCGCGTGCGAGAAGGCGGCGGTGATGCGCGCCTCATCGAGGAACATCTTCACGAACTCGTCGGTCTTGACGTCCGGCAGGATCTGCTTGAGCGCGACGTACTTACGGAAGCCTCCCGGCCCCGAGGTGAAGGCCAGGAACAGCTCCGCCATGCCCCCGACGGAGAGCCGTGTGAGGATCTGGTACTTCCCGATACGACGCCCACGATCGGGATCGTCGACCGGAGCTCCTGCCTGAATCGCCATGCGCGGCGCCCATGCTACCCGCGCTTCTCCCACCCGTCACGGGGGTGATCGCATCCGGGGCTGGCCGGCAGGCTACGGCTCGCCTTCGGGAGAAGTCGGAGGAGAGAGCTCCAGCGGCTGGATGGAAGGATCCACCTCCGCTGGACCGACGGAGGGCTCCGCGGGCTCCAGCACCTCCTCCTCGACGGGCTTCTTGGCGGGA
This window contains:
- a CDS encoding protein kinase domain-containing protein; amino-acid sequence: MAIQAGAPVDDPDRGRRIGKYQILTRLSVGGMAELFLAFTSGPGGFRKYVALKQILPDVKTDEFVKMFLDEARITAAFSHANIGQVFDLGEEDGELYLAMEFLAGQNIEQLMKAGIKRQDPLPPGFSARVIRDVCLGLNYAHHFVDPTGRAVAVVHRDMSPRNVMVTYDGGVKVIDFGIAKAKGRLGRTAVGMVKGTGGYMSPEQVRGHELDGRTDLFSAGVLLHEMLCNQRLFSAAGDAAMMMQIVEGAIPPPRTLNAQVPEALEAVVMRALTRDRAKRFATGREMAKAIEQAMGEELFDEERMGALMAELFADKRQKTRALLEYANRDDARISEAAGALQDEPVDSVQTAQLRTPSTPSKPPRSAPGSAGHSRPPASGPRPRKPGSDPAQAATPTTPQGGRPRMPARAAEPEEAENVQTTRPYQSRAPRSAPRRPSESVPVVRPSTDRSRTPVETPAAVSRPRTPAETPAAVAKPSEEKSGWAGKLILLAVVAGVGGLLYLEPVRAMFKPGYDSAVKWVKTELDLEPPPPPEQKPWPPQEPPPNPLAAKPPEPTPEPEQPEPTATETPEAVAEPSEPVDLKTPEKLSGTGGSKTGASTPKTGSSKTKPPPVAKAEPGKPGTGTQAPASGKTLEAALAAAPETTLQVDPSGEAEVLDTSSPRAMKKANIGLLTLRTVPSAAVFDGQVKLGTTPLEKVPLTAGTYKLRIIDSEGASRLFSAPVGVAKDNKYTIRVSDLPMYPE